Within the Vagococcus carniphilus genome, the region CAAATTTTTGCAGTCCATGTTCCAACAGCGATGATTTTTGTTCCAAGTATTGATGGTATTAGTCATAATCCAGCAGAAAATACGCGAACAGAAGATTTAGTTGAAGGATTAGAAGCGTTGATTGCTTCATTATACAAGTTAGCTTACGAAGAAAAATAAGGGGAATTAAACATGAAAGAGATGAATATTGAAAAGCAACAATCTGGTATGGAATATTGGAAAAAAGTTATCATCATGCTTTGTCTAGGTTGGGTCACTATTTGGATTTATCGTTCAGCATTAACACCTATTTTTCCTGAGATTCAAGAAACAATTGGAAAATATACGAATACTCAAATGGGTTTGATTTCAAGTTGTTACTTCTTTGGTTACACAGGAATGCAAATTCCAGCTGGGATATTAGTTGATAAGTTAGGTAAGAAAAAAGTGCTTATTCCAGGATTTATTTTGTTTGGTTTAGCAGCCGTTATGATTTCAATGTCTCAAAGTATTAGCACTATTTACATTGCTAGTGTTTTTGCAGGGATTGGTTGTGGTTCTTATTATGGCTCTGCTTATTCTTTATCTTCAGAAAGTATTCCGGAAGAAAAAAGAGGATTATCAACAGCTATTATTAATAGTGGTTCAGCAGTTGGTATGGGATTAGGACTAATTGGTTCTAGTTTAATTGTTAAACAGATGGGTATGCCTTGGCAAACAATGATGTATATCTGTATTGTTGCCATCATTGCGATGTTAGTTATTTTTATCGTCGTGATTAAACCAGAAGAAAAAACAGTCAAAGTAGTCAAAGAGACAGAGCAAGAAGTACCTGTTGAAAAAACTAAAATGGATGTCAAAAAATTATTTAGTTTAAAAATGATCACTGCTTACTTACTATATTTTGGTACTTGTTATGGTTATTACATGGTAGTGACTTGGTTGCCATCATTCTTACAAGAAGAACGTGGATTCCAAGGTTTAGCAATTGGTTTTTCATCAGCTTTAGTAGCTTTCTCAGCTATTCCTGGTGCTTTATTCTTTAGCCGCTTATCAGATAAACATCGCAATAAAAAAATTACATTTATCTTTGGATTAGAAATTACAGCAGCTTTAATGTTACTACTAACAGTATTAGCTCCAAGTTCTGGTATTTTACTAGTTGCTTTAATTTTATATGGTTTATTAGGTAAATTAGCCGTTGAACCAATCATCATCTCTTATATTTCCGATAGCGCTTCTAAAGAAAATTACGGTACAACATTTGGTGTATTTAATTTCTTTGGAATGAGCTCTTCAGTTATCGCTCCGGCTTTAACTGGCTTTATTTCAGATAATACTGGTTCAAAAATTATGGGATTCTATATCTCAGCTATCATTTTAGTGATTACAACCATCTCTTTTGTCATGGTTAATAAAAATAAGAAAAATGCTTAACAGATTATTTAGGAGGATTTAAAAATGAGTTATCGTACAAATGAATTGGGTTATCCAACAGATTTATTATCATCAAGAGCAGTTGTGGAAAGAGGCAATTTTGCTTTGATTCCACCAAAAGGATTAGTAAAAAATGTGTTACCGCATTTTGATAATTGTGAAATGACCATTCTATCAACACCAAAATTAGGTGCAGGTTTTGTTGATTATCTTTGCCGTGTTTTACCAAATGGTGGAAACACACATGGATTTGGTGGCAATGGCATTCAAACATTTATTTATTGTTTAGAAGGTGAATTAACTGTCACAATCGGTGAAGAAACTCACGAACTAACAACAGGTGGTTATGCTTACTGCCCACCAACTGAAACACTAAAATTTAAAAATAATTCAGATAAAGCAACTGAAACATTCCTTTATAAGAAAAGATATCAAGAAGCTGAAGGATTTGCTCCTTATAAAGTAATTGGTAATACAAATGACATGGAAGATCAAAACTATGAAGGCATGACGGATGTTGGTTTGAAAGATTTATTGCCAACAGATTTAAATTTTGATATGAATTTCCATATCTTAACATTCCATACAGGTGCATCTCACGGTTATATTGAAACTCATTACCAAGAACATGGAGCATTGCTTTTAAGTGGAGAAGGTATGTACAACTTAGATAATCACTGGATTCCAGTAAAAGAAGGCGACTATATTTTTATGGGAGCTTATAACTTACAAGCTTGTTATTCAGTAGGACGAAATGCGCCGTTAAGCTACTTGTATTCTAAAGACTGTAACAGAGACGTTGATTTATAAAAAGGTGTGAAAAAATGACTGAAGAAATAGTTTTATTAAAAGAAGCAGAGTTACAACAATTGATGCAAACTAAACTTGAAAAAGCAGGTTTGACATCAGAGCATGCGAAAGAAGTAGGAAAACATTTAACTTATGCAGATTTAAGAGGAGTTCATTCTCACGGTGCTGTAAGAGTTGAGTACTATGCTGAAAGAATCGCTAAGGGTGGAACAACGATTGAACCTAATTTTGAATTTGAAAAAACAGGTTCAAGTACAGGTGTTTTCCATGGAGATAATGCGATTGGTCATGTGGCTTGTCGTAAGGCTTTGGATTATGGAATTGATATGGCAAAAGAAACAGGTGTGGCAATTATTGGTGTTTCAAAAATGGGACATAGCGGTATGTTGTCATATTATGTTGATTTAGCAGCACAACAAGATTTAGTAGCCTTAGCAGTTTGCCAATCTGACCCAATGGCCGTTCCTTTTGGTGGAACAGAACCATATTATGGAACCAACCCAATTGCTTTTAGCGCACCAACTAATTCAGCTCGCCCAATCATTTTTGATATGGCAACAACTGTTCAAGCATGGGGCAAAATTCTAGATGCTAGAAGTAAAAATAATCCCATTCCTGATACGTGGGCTGTTGATGGTAACGGTGAAGCAACGACTGATCCTAATAAAGTTCAAGGATTATTGCCAATCTCAGGACCTAAAGGATATGGCTTAATGATGATGGTTGATATTTTATCTGGATCTCTACTAGGATTGCCTTTTGGTAAACATGTGAGTTCTATGTATGCTGATTTATCATCAGGTCGTAATTTAGGACAATTATTTATTTTAATTAATCCAGCTTACTTTACTGATTTAGATCAATTTAAAGAAAATCTTTCAACGATGATTGATGAATTACATGAGAGTAAACCAGCAACAGGTGTTGAACAAGTTTATTACCCTGGTGAATTATCAGAAATAAGATATCAAAAACATTTAGAAGAAGGTATACCTGTTGCAAAAAGTATTTACGATTACCTAATGAGTGATCAAGTTCATTTTAATAAATACGATCATTCAGATGCTTTTGCAGAAAAGTAAGAAGGAATAGGGGAGAAAAGAATGCTTCAAACAATAATTATGAAAAATAGTTATCAAGATTCAGTTGTCTTGATGCTTTTAACAAGTAAGCTAAATCAATTAGCAGAAGTTAATCGTGTATCAATTATGATGGGAACACCGTCTAATATCGATATTTTTAGAGCAAGTGGCTTTGATACTGAGGAATTGGACGAAGCTACAGCTAATGACATGGTAGTTATGTTAGATGTTGTTTCAGATGAAGATACTAAAAAAATTCTTAACATGATTGAAGAAGAATTAAGTCAAACAAGTAGTAGCGAAGGGGCAGTTGAAGAGAAAATTAATTCTTGGGACAAAGCTCTGAAAAAAGCACCTAATGCGAATGTGGCTTTAATTTCTATTCCTGGAGAATATGCAGCTCTTGAAATTGAACAAGCGATTGATAACGGATTACATGCTTTTGTTTTTAGTGATAATGTGCCAATTGAAGAAGAAGCTAGATTAAAACAAAAAGCTCATGAAAAAGGCTTACTTGTTATGGGGCCAGACTGTGGAACTGGAGTGATTCACGGCTTGCCACTAGCTTTTACTAATAATAATAGAAAAGGTCGTATCGGTGTTATCGGTGCATCAGGTACTGGTATTCAAGAAGTAACGACATTAATTCATCGTTATGGACAAGGTGTAACGAACGCCATTGGTACCGGAGGAAGAGATTTATCAACAGAAGTTGGAGCAACAACTATGATTGATACAATTGTGGCTTTAAATGAAGATCCTGATACAGAAGTGATTGTTGTTATCTCAAAACCACCTGCAAAAGAAATAGAAGAACGTGTTTTAAATGTCCTAAGAAAAGTTGAAAAACCAGTTGTCACACTTTTCTTAGGTTCAAAACCAACGTATCACGAAAAAGGGCTTTATCATGCTTATACGTTAGAAGAAACAGCTCAACTTGCAACAAAATTAATGAATGAAGAGCCTGTGATCTATACACCAGCTCCTGCTAAAGAAGTAGTTGCAAATCAAAAGAATTCTGGAATTAAAGGCTATTATTCAGGTGGAACACTCGCTTATGAAGCCGCATTTGTTTTATCAGATGCGTTAGGTTTAGCTAAAGAAAAATCACCAGAAGGATTTACTTTAAAATCAGGAGAACATGAAGTGATTGACCTTGGGGATGATATGTATACAAAAGGTAAACCTCATCCAATGATTGATCCAGAAATTAGAATTGAAAAAATTAAATCGGTCGTTGATCAAGAAGAAACAGCTGTTGTAATTTTTGATGTGGTTCTTGGTTACGGGGCTCATGAAGATATGGCAAGTGCTTTAAAACCAGCTATTGAAGAAACCATTCAAAAAACAAAAGAAGCAGGCCGAGAAGTAAGCTTCATCTCAGTTGTTGTTGGAACTGACGAAGATAAGCAAAACATGAGTAACCAAATTAAGATTTTAGAAGAAATTGGTGTGACTGTTTGCGAAAATAATGTTCAAGCACTTCAAACAGCTTTGGCTGTTGTTGGAAAAAAAGTGAACTTTGAAACAAAAGAAGTAAAAGAAAAAGAAGTAAGTCCTTTAGAAGAGTTACCTCAAACTTCAGAAAAAATTCAACGTTTGATTGGAGAAAAATCATCTATTATTAATGTTGGCTTACAAAGTTTTACTGAGTCTATTATTGATAATGGTGGAGAAGTTACTCATTTTGAGTGGCGACCTTCAGCAGGTGGAAATGTTAAACTACAAAAAATTCTATATTTCTTAAATCAATTTGAATTTTAAAACAAGGAGAAGATTTAATTATGTTTAAAACAATCGAAGAAGCAAATCAAGCAGTGATTGATAAAGTCATTCAATCTGCTCCCTTTTTACTAGATGTTGTACCAGCTAAATCAGTTATTCCCGCTTTAAACGAAAAAATGTTACTTCATGCAGGTCCTCCAATGACTTGGGATGATATGACTGATCCAATGCAAGGATCGTGTGTTGGAGCTGTTCTTTTTGAAGAGTGGGCAAGTACAGAAGAGGAAGCTAGAAAGATGTTAGCTTCAGGTGAGATTGAATTTTCACCGTGTCACCATCATCAAGCAGTAGGTCCTATGGGTGGTATTACTTCAGCAAATATGCCAGTTTTTGTTGTTGAAAATAAAACAGAAGGAAATACAGCTTACTGTACGATGAATGAAGGGATTGGAGCAGTTCTACGATTTGGTGCCTACTCAGATGAAGTTGTTAATCGTTTGAGATGGATGCGTGATACATTGGGTCCTGTTTTAAGTAAAGCCCTTCAAGAAATGGAAGAAGGCTTAAACATTAATGTGTTAGTAGCTAAAGCTATTGCTATGGGAGATGAATTCCATCAACGTAATATCGCTGCTTCCCTTGCGTTTTACAAAGAAGTTGGTCCAATCATTACAACATTACCCATTTCAGAAAAAGAAAAACAAGAAGTCTCTCAATTTTTAGCTGATACAGATCAATTCTTCTTAAACGTTATGATGGCAGCGTCTAAGGCAGTTATGGACGGAGCAAGAACAGTTGAAGAAGGAACAATTGTAACGGCAATGTGTCGAAACGGTAAAGACTTTGGTATTCGTATTAGTGGTATGGGTGACGAGTGGTTCACAGGACCTGTTAATACACCACAAGGACTTTACTTTGCAGGGTACAGTGGCGAAGATGCTAATACAGATATTGGTGACTCAGCTATTACTGAAACATTTGGTGTTGGTGGTATGGCAATGATTGCAGCTCCAGCAGTAACTCGTTTTGTTGGGACAGGTGGCTTTTACGAAGCTTTAAATACATCTAATGAGATGTCAGAAATCTGTATGAGTCAAAACCCAAATTTCCCAGTACCAACTTGGGATTTTAGAGGAATTTGTTTAGGCATAGATGCTCGTCTTGTTGTTGAAAAAGGTATTACACCAGTCATTAACACAGGGATTGCTCATAAAAAAGCAGGAATTGGTCAAATTGGAGCAGGTACTGTTAATCCGCCAATTTCATGTTTCGAAAAAGCCATTGAAGCATATGCAAATAAATTAGGTATGAAATAAGAAACGCCAATGATAGAGGGGGCTTTGGGTCACCCTCTATTATTTTCAAAAAAAAAGAATAAAAGAGGTTAAGAAATGAAAAAACGTGTCGTTTTAGCTCTTGGAGGCAATGCTATTTTACAGCCAGGGCAAGTCGGAAGTTATGAAAATCAAAAAGCTAATATCGAGGCTAGTGCAGATAGCATTACTGAAATCATTAAAAGAGGGCATGAATTAGTTATTGTTCATGGAAATGGACCTCAAGTAGGGCAAATTTTAAGACAAAATGAGTTAGCTAAAGAAGAAATACCTGTTCAACCGTTACCAATTTGTAGTTCAGAGTCGCAAGGATTTATTGGTTATATGTTACAGGAATCTTTAAAAAATAGATTACCAGAAAAAAATGTGGCAACAGTTCTAACAATGACAGAAGTTGATTTAAAGGATGAAGCCTTTAAACAACCAACAAAACCAATTGGATCATTTTATACTGAAGAAGAAAGTAAACAATTAGAAGTAGAAAAAGGATGGGTAATGGGAGAAGATGCAGGACGTGGTTACCGCCGATTAGTTCCTTCACCAAAACCGAAAACAATCGTTGAAGTAGATGTTATACGAACAATGCTTGAAAATAAAATTATCGTTGTTTCAACTGGTGGTGGAGGTATTCCCGTTGCCAAAAATGAATCAGGGCAATTAGAAGGTGTTGCAGCAGTTATTGATAAAGATTCATCTGCTTTGAAACTTTCAGAAGAAGTTGATTCAGATGTTTTAATGATTTTAACAGATGTTCCAAATGTTTATATCAATTATGGAAAACCTAATCAAGAAAAATTGGAAACAATTAGCATTGAAAAAGCAGAAGAATACTATAACGAAGGCCATTTCTCAGACGGCAGTGTGGGGCCTAAAATGGCAGCTTGTATTGACTTTGCTAAGCAAGGAAAGACAGCTATCATTTGTTCTTTAGATGAAGCAGCAGATGCATTAGAAGGAAAAGCTGGAACAAGAGTTGTAGGATAAACCTATTATTTAATCAGAAAGAAAGATTGTGATTATCAAGTCACAATCCTTCTTTTTTATTGTTCTAACCACTTAATCACTTCTTTGTAGCAAGAAATAGCAGCTTCTCTTATAGGGTCTGCATCAAAGTCATGGGGTAAATCTTTAACAAAAAAACTGGTAGTATTTGATGCTTGGTTGACTAATTCTTGGTTAATCTGGAAAGGAATATCTTGATCATGTTCACTTGCCGCAACAAAAATTGGAGGTAATTTTTGTAAATCTTCAGTTGTTAAACTGAAATCGTTTATCTCATTTTTTCTTCCGAGTAATTCTTTAACCCAAGTACCAGACTGTCTAAAAGAAAGGTAGATAGGAAAGCGCTCTTCAATGAGAGCTTCCTTAATTGGTTGCTTTCTTTTTAGATGGTGAACTGTCATAAATGGAACTATCGGTACTTTTTTATAATAATCACTGGCTTGATGTAGCAAAGGTTCATTCAAAGAATAATACCCGTAAAATGAAATAATTTTCTTTGGTTTTATTAAAGAATTACAATTGGCTAATTGAAGAGCAAGAAAGGCTCCAGCAGAACGGCCAAAGTAAATAAAATCTTGTTGAAAATTCTCTGAAACATAGTGTATACCTTCTTTTAAACATTCTAGTACAACATCAAGTTTTACTTCAGGAATAAGAGGATAGTCAAGTGTGATGACTGAATACCCATTATCCAAAAATATTTCTAGGTGTTCTTGAGGTAAATCATCTCGATTACCATATATTAAACCACCACCGTGAAAATAAACGATGAGAGGTTGTGTTGAGGAAGTTTCTTTTGCTGAGTAGTAAGTTCCCCATAATTCTAAGTTATTAAAAGTTGTGTAGCAAAATTCTTTTTTCATTAGTCATCACTTTCTATTTTTTTCAGATAGATATAAAGCAAGTCTTAAATTCAAGCTATTTTCAGGTGTATTAATAGTGGTTTTTAAGATATCTTGAATGTTATCTATTCGATATTTAACGGTATTTCGATGGACAAATAAATCATTAGCTGTCTTAGTTACTTCGCACTGATTATCTAAAAATATTTTTAATGTTTTTCGTAATTCAATTAAATTAGTATCAGTTGGGTAGGCTAATTCTTTTAAGATATTTTGGCAAAAATAGCTAATTTCATCATTTCCCATTGTTTCAAGTAAATTTAATAGTCCTTTTTGTTGATAAAATGTCACAAACTCGTCTGTTGATGAAGACATAAAATTATCATAAGCAATTTTAGCTTCGATAAATGAAGAGGATAAGTCATCAATTTTTTGACATTCTTGACCACAATAAAAGCGTAAATCAATAGGTAAAGTTTGTTTCAACTCATTAATTAAAATCATTAGTTTTTCTTTAATAAACTCATTAGAGTAGTTACCTTGTAAAATAATGACCGGACGATTTGTATTTTTTTCAATAAAAATAATAGAATGGCTGAACAAGTCTTCAATTTTTAAATTTAACCATTGATAGGCAAGTTCCATTTGTTCGTCATATTGTTTTCTATTTTTTGAATCTCCCTTGATTGAAGCAAAAATAATTCGATACTCAGGTGCGTACTGAATCCCAAAGTTTTTTCCAAATAAATAAAGTTCATCCGTATTATTAGGATGATTACTTTGCTTACCGATAAAATTAGTAAAGTAATCACTTTTAATTTGTTTTTTGGATTCTTCAATTTTTTCGTTTTTAAGTAAGACGTAACTCAAAACAAGGAGTGCTTGTTCTATCGCGAACTCTGAAACTGGATAAGGAATCTGCTCTGGTTTTAATATAATTAAAAAATAGGGATAGAAAAGATTACTTTTAATTGGATAAACTGCTGCTTGTAGTTTATTCTTATTCCGGTCTTCAATGATTTTAACGGTACTCTGATTACGGTCAGAAAAGCTGTTTAAATCAATTAACTGAGACGTAATAAATTGGGTTGGTAAATGATTTGTAAAAAAGTCTTGAGACTGTGCGATAACATGTTTAAAAGGATTAACCATGATAATCGGTACCTCAACAATTTTACTAAATTCCAAAATAATTTTAACAATCGTCGCATCATTAATAAGAAGATTAGAAAATTGCTTTTGAATATCTAGAGCATAGGTAAGTTCCTCTGTTTGAATATGACGGATATAATTAGTTAGTTTATGCAAAAGCCCACCTAAAGGTTTTGTTTTGGGTATCGAAAAGATAGGGAAATGTCTTTGATTAGCATAATCGATGATTTCTTGGTCTACGTCATCCAGAAATCGGCCCAGTTTGATTCCTAAACCAGCACAGTTAATGGTAATTAAAGTATCAATCAATTGTCTAAGTTCAGATTGGTTGTATTGATAATACATGGCAGTTGTCAAAAGAACACTATTTTCAGGCATGTAAAGAGCAATGTCTGGTGTTTCAGAAATTTCAATATTTTTAATATCAATTTCTTTATGTTTTCCATCAGTGAAGAAGGTTAAATCAGAAAATCTTGGAACCTCTAATAAATCGATTAATAGTGTCATGTATATCTCCTCTTTTCTTATCTCTATTATAGTACAAAAAACTTTATTTTTTTACTTTCATACTTGTTTGTTATGAACAAAAAAATATCATAATAGGTCATTTTGCACAATGAATTAAATGTGTAATACGAGGATAATAAAAGAAAGAGAAAAAAAGGAGAGTAAAGAAATGAGTAGAAAAATACGAATACCTGCTAGAACCATTATGACACCAGGACCAGTTGAAGTTTATCCTTCCGTTTTAAGAGTAATGGGTACTCCTATTTTAGGGCAATTCGATCCGATGTTTTTAAAGGTGATGGATGAAGTCAAAGAGATGATAAAAGTTCCATTTCAGACAAAGAATGAAGAAGCTTTTGCGATTGACGGAACTAGTCGTTCGGGCTTAGAAGCAGCCTTGATAGCTTTAATTGAACCAGGTGATAAAGTATTAATCCCTGCTTATGGGAGATTTGCTTATCTATTAGGTGAAATAGCAGAAAGAGCCAAGGCGGATGTTATTTATATTGAAAAAGAATGGGATAGTGTGTTTGAACCTAAAGTTGTGATCGATGCTATAAAAAAACATCAACCTAAAATTATTGCAATGGTTCATGGGGAGACTGCTAATGGTCAAATGCAACCATTGAAAGAAATCGGTGAGTTTTGTAGAGAGAACGACCTCTTTTTTGTTGTCGATACAGTCGCAACTTACGGTGGAGCTGAAATCAAAGTAGACGAATGGCAAATTGACGTAGCAATTGCTGGAAGTCAAAAATGTGTCAGTGTTCCAGCAGGTTTATCTTTAATTACTTATAATGAACGGGTGAAAAAAGTTTTAGCAAGTCGTTATCAGAAGGAATTAGGGTTAAGTAAAGATATTCGAAATAAGAGACACATTTCAAGTAATTATTTAGATTTGTCTCAATTGGAACGTTACTGGAATCAAGAAAGAATTAACCATCATACAGAGGCAACTAGTATGATTTATGCGCTTCATGAAGGATTAAGTCTTTTACTTGATGAAGGTATAGAAAATAGTTATCAACGTCATAAAATTAATGATCAAGCTATTGTTGCTGGTATCAAGAGCATGGGGCTTGAACTGTATGGTGATATGACAACTAAAATGCCAACAGTAACTCCTATTTTGATACCAGAAGGAATTGATGGAGAAAGTGTTCGAAGCATGCTTTTAGAAGAATTTGGTATTGAAATAGCGTCTTCTTTTGGTCCCCTGCAAAACAAAGTATGGCGTATTGGTAACATGGGATATAGTAGCCGAAAAGAAAATGTGCTTCATGTTTTAGGAGCACTAGAGGCTGTTCTTATTTTCCACGGTGCAAATGTTTCTCCAGGAAAAGCAGTACAAGAAGCACTCAATGTCTATTTAACATCAAAATAATAAAATGAGAAAACAAATGTTGTTAAAGCGTTTGTTTTTTCTTTGTCTAAAATAAGTGTCAATTTAAGAAATAATGGGTATTAACTAATAAAACAATGATTTTATGTAGCTTTTTTCAGAAGATTTGGTACAATGTAAGGGGTATCATTTTAAAATAAGGGGAGTTGGTTTATGGT harbors:
- a CDS encoding MFS transporter, which encodes MNIEKQQSGMEYWKKVIIMLCLGWVTIWIYRSALTPIFPEIQETIGKYTNTQMGLISSCYFFGYTGMQIPAGILVDKLGKKKVLIPGFILFGLAAVMISMSQSISTIYIASVFAGIGCGSYYGSAYSLSSESIPEEKRGLSTAIINSGSAVGMGLGLIGSSLIVKQMGMPWQTMMYICIVAIIAMLVIFIVVIKPEEKTVKVVKETEQEVPVEKTKMDVKKLFSLKMITAYLLYFGTCYGYYMVVTWLPSFLQEERGFQGLAIGFSSALVAFSAIPGALFFSRLSDKHRNKKITFIFGLEITAALMLLLTVLAPSSGILLVALILYGLLGKLAVEPIIISYISDSASKENYGTTFGVFNFFGMSSSVIAPALTGFISDNTGSKIMGFYISAIILVITTISFVMVNKNKKNA
- the allE gene encoding (S)-ureidoglycine aminohydrolase; the encoded protein is MSYRTNELGYPTDLLSSRAVVERGNFALIPPKGLVKNVLPHFDNCEMTILSTPKLGAGFVDYLCRVLPNGGNTHGFGGNGIQTFIYCLEGELTVTIGEETHELTTGGYAYCPPTETLKFKNNSDKATETFLYKKRYQEAEGFAPYKVIGNTNDMEDQNYEGMTDVGLKDLLPTDLNFDMNFHILTFHTGASHGYIETHYQEHGALLLSGEGMYNLDNHWIPVKEGDYIFMGAYNLQACYSVGRNAPLSYLYSKDCNRDVDL
- the allD gene encoding ureidoglycolate dehydrogenase — encoded protein: MTEEIVLLKEAELQQLMQTKLEKAGLTSEHAKEVGKHLTYADLRGVHSHGAVRVEYYAERIAKGGTTIEPNFEFEKTGSSTGVFHGDNAIGHVACRKALDYGIDMAKETGVAIIGVSKMGHSGMLSYYVDLAAQQDLVALAVCQSDPMAVPFGGTEPYYGTNPIAFSAPTNSARPIIFDMATTVQAWGKILDARSKNNPIPDTWAVDGNGEATTDPNKVQGLLPISGPKGYGLMMMVDILSGSLLGLPFGKHVSSMYADLSSGRNLGQLFILINPAYFTDLDQFKENLSTMIDELHESKPATGVEQVYYPGELSEIRYQKHLEEGIPVAKSIYDYLMSDQVHFNKYDHSDAFAEK
- the fdrA gene encoding acyl-CoA synthetase FdrA — translated: MLQTIIMKNSYQDSVVLMLLTSKLNQLAEVNRVSIMMGTPSNIDIFRASGFDTEELDEATANDMVVMLDVVSDEDTKKILNMIEEELSQTSSSEGAVEEKINSWDKALKKAPNANVALISIPGEYAALEIEQAIDNGLHAFVFSDNVPIEEEARLKQKAHEKGLLVMGPDCGTGVIHGLPLAFTNNNRKGRIGVIGASGTGIQEVTTLIHRYGQGVTNAIGTGGRDLSTEVGATTMIDTIVALNEDPDTEVIVVISKPPAKEIEERVLNVLRKVEKPVVTLFLGSKPTYHEKGLYHAYTLEETAQLATKLMNEEPVIYTPAPAKEVVANQKNSGIKGYYSGGTLAYEAAFVLSDALGLAKEKSPEGFTLKSGEHEVIDLGDDMYTKGKPHPMIDPEIRIEKIKSVVDQEETAVVIFDVVLGYGAHEDMASALKPAIEETIQKTKEAGREVSFISVVVGTDEDKQNMSNQIKILEEIGVTVCENNVQALQTALAVVGKKVNFETKEVKEKEVSPLEELPQTSEKIQRLIGEKSSIINVGLQSFTESIIDNGGEVTHFEWRPSAGGNVKLQKILYFLNQFEF
- a CDS encoding DUF1116 domain-containing protein, with amino-acid sequence MFKTIEEANQAVIDKVIQSAPFLLDVVPAKSVIPALNEKMLLHAGPPMTWDDMTDPMQGSCVGAVLFEEWASTEEEARKMLASGEIEFSPCHHHQAVGPMGGITSANMPVFVVENKTEGNTAYCTMNEGIGAVLRFGAYSDEVVNRLRWMRDTLGPVLSKALQEMEEGLNINVLVAKAIAMGDEFHQRNIAASLAFYKEVGPIITTLPISEKEKQEVSQFLADTDQFFLNVMMAASKAVMDGARTVEEGTIVTAMCRNGKDFGIRISGMGDEWFTGPVNTPQGLYFAGYSGEDANTDIGDSAITETFGVGGMAMIAAPAVTRFVGTGGFYEALNTSNEMSEICMSQNPNFPVPTWDFRGICLGIDARLVVEKGITPVINTGIAHKKAGIGQIGAGTVNPPISCFEKAIEAYANKLGMK
- the arcC gene encoding carbamate kinase → MKKRVVLALGGNAILQPGQVGSYENQKANIEASADSITEIIKRGHELVIVHGNGPQVGQILRQNELAKEEIPVQPLPICSSESQGFIGYMLQESLKNRLPEKNVATVLTMTEVDLKDEAFKQPTKPIGSFYTEEESKQLEVEKGWVMGEDAGRGYRRLVPSPKPKTIVEVDVIRTMLENKIIVVSTGGGGIPVAKNESGQLEGVAAVIDKDSSALKLSEEVDSDVLMILTDVPNVYINYGKPNQEKLETISIEKAEEYYNEGHFSDGSVGPKMAACIDFAKQGKTAIICSLDEAADALEGKAGTRVVG
- a CDS encoding alpha/beta hydrolase; amino-acid sequence: MKKEFCYTTFNNLELWGTYYSAKETSSTQPLIVYFHGGGLIYGNRDDLPQEHLEIFLDNGYSVITLDYPLIPEVKLDVVLECLKEGIHYVSENFQQDFIYFGRSAGAFLALQLANCNSLIKPKKIISFYGYYSLNEPLLHQASDYYKKVPIVPFMTVHHLKRKQPIKEALIEERFPIYLSFRQSGTWVKELLGRKNEINDFSLTTEDLQKLPPIFVAASEHDQDIPFQINQELVNQASNTTSFFVKDLPHDFDADPIREAAISCYKEVIKWLEQ
- a CDS encoding PucR family transcriptional regulator, producing the protein MTLLIDLLEVPRFSDLTFFTDGKHKEIDIKNIEISETPDIALYMPENSVLLTTAMYYQYNQSELRQLIDTLITINCAGLGIKLGRFLDDVDQEIIDYANQRHFPIFSIPKTKPLGGLLHKLTNYIRHIQTEELTYALDIQKQFSNLLINDATIVKIILEFSKIVEVPIIMVNPFKHVIAQSQDFFTNHLPTQFITSQLIDLNSFSDRNQSTVKIIEDRNKNKLQAAVYPIKSNLFYPYFLIILKPEQIPYPVSEFAIEQALLVLSYVLLKNEKIEESKKQIKSDYFTNFIGKQSNHPNNTDELYLFGKNFGIQYAPEYRIIFASIKGDSKNRKQYDEQMELAYQWLNLKIEDLFSHSIIFIEKNTNRPVIILQGNYSNEFIKEKLMILINELKQTLPIDLRFYCGQECQKIDDLSSSFIEAKIAYDNFMSSSTDEFVTFYQQKGLLNLLETMGNDEISYFCQNILKELAYPTDTNLIELRKTLKIFLDNQCEVTKTANDLFVHRNTVKYRIDNIQDILKTTINTPENSLNLRLALYLSEKNRK
- a CDS encoding pyridoxal-phosphate-dependent aminotransferase family protein is translated as MSRKIRIPARTIMTPGPVEVYPSVLRVMGTPILGQFDPMFLKVMDEVKEMIKVPFQTKNEEAFAIDGTSRSGLEAALIALIEPGDKVLIPAYGRFAYLLGEIAERAKADVIYIEKEWDSVFEPKVVIDAIKKHQPKIIAMVHGETANGQMQPLKEIGEFCRENDLFFVVDTVATYGGAEIKVDEWQIDVAIAGSQKCVSVPAGLSLITYNERVKKVLASRYQKELGLSKDIRNKRHISSNYLDLSQLERYWNQERINHHTEATSMIYALHEGLSLLLDEGIENSYQRHKINDQAIVAGIKSMGLELYGDMTTKMPTVTPILIPEGIDGESVRSMLLEEFGIEIASSFGPLQNKVWRIGNMGYSSRKENVLHVLGALEAVLIFHGANVSPGKAVQEALNVYLTSK